A window from Penicillium oxalicum strain HP7-1 chromosome VIII, whole genome shotgun sequence encodes these proteins:
- a CDS encoding Phomenoic acid biosynthesis cluster MFS-type transporter, with translation MTEIQDKCEAGLPSVLAEPCTPGSMSQLSEKNDSSSEEVEKEEERSITGFKWILVVTAILSSHMLFALDNTIVANIQPAILTEFNQAEQISWLSVGFTLCSSALCLPWSKAYATYNAKWLYIGCVVLFMAGSALCGAAPDMNSMIVGRAMAGAGGSGMYFGVLTQLSVNTTVSERPFYIGLTAVSWGIGTVTGPAIGGAFAESAATWRWAFYINLVIGAVFAPVYILLLPSFEPLPNATSKEKAKNIDWVGVVLFIGALATLIMGIDFGGVQWAWGSGQSIALFVVSGVLFVLFGIQQTFYIFCNEQNRLFPIHFLKRRSLLLLFILNTCASSGLFISVYYIPLYFQFTQGDTAVHASLRILPFVMVLIFIIIANGHMMSKFGYYVPWYLFGSACELVAAVLMYLVKPDTSASAIYGYTSLMALGVGAFNQAGYSVVQAKVKKTEIPWALGFMMVSQLGGIVLALGMAGAIFVNKATDQLLALLPDSNPDEVKNTIAGTSSGFFNTLTKDQQTAALDIIVRAIDDVYVLLIVAGALGVLLSVFLKRERLFMEAAAGGA, from the exons ATGACTGAAATACAAGACAAATGCGAGGCCGGGCTTCCGTCCGTTCTTGCCGAGCCTTGCACCCCCGGCTCGATGTCCCAGCTCAGTGAGAAAAATGACAGCTCCTCTGAGGAGgtcgagaaagaagaggagagatcCATCACCGGGTTCAAG TGGATTCTGGTTGTGACCGCCATCTTGTCGAGCCATATGCTCTTTGCCCTCGACAATACCATTGTCGCTAATATCCAACCG GCTATTCTTACGGAATTCAACCAAGCTGAGCAGATTTCGTGGCTCTCTGTTGG ATTCACTCTCTGCTCATCGGCTTTGTGTCTTCCTTGGTCCAAGGCCTACGCAACCTACAATGCCAAGTGGCTGTACATCGGG TGCGTCGTCCTCTTTATGGCAGGTTCCGCTTTGTGTGGGGCTGCTCCAGACATGAACTCCATGATTGTTGGTCGAGCTATGGCTGGTGCTGGG GGAAGCGGCATGTATTTCGGTGTCTTGACGCAATTGTCCGTCAATACGACCGTCTCCGAGCGTCCGTTTTACATTGGATTGAC CGCTGTCTCATGGGGTATCGGAACAGTCACTGGTCCGGCCATTGGTGGCGCATTTGCCGAGAGTGCTGCCACATGGCGTTGG GCTTTTTACATCAATCTCGTCATTGGCGCAGTCTTCGCTCCGGTCTACATCCTCCTTTTGCCTTCATTTGAGCCCCTTCCAAATGCCACCTCCAAGGAGAAGGCAAAGAACATCGACTGGGTGGGCGTCGTCCTTTTCATCGGTGCGCTGGCAACTTTGATTATGGGCATTGACTTTGGAGGAGTGCAATGGGCATGGGGCAGTGGCCAGTCCATTGCGCTCTTCGTGGTGTCCGGTGTGCTCTTCGTCTTGTTCGGCATACAACAAACCTTCTACATCTTCTGCAATGAGCAGAACAGACTCTTCCCAATCCACTTTCTCAAGAGACGCTcgttgttgctgctgttcATTCTCAACA CGTGTGCTAGCAGtggtctcttcatctcggTCTACTACATTCCGTTGTATTTCCAGTTCACTCAG GGTGATACTGCCGTCCACGCTTCCTTGCGTATCTTGCCGTTCGTGATGGTTctgatcttcatcatcattgcCAATGGCCACATGATGTCCAAGTTTGGTTACTACGTCCCGTGGTACCTTTTCGGTTCCGCTTGCGAGCTTGTCGCCGCCGTCTTAATGT ATCTTGTCAAGCCGGATACTTCCGCTAGTGCAATCTATGGATACACATCCCTCATGGCCCTGGGTGTTGGTGCCTTCAACCAGGCAGGCTACAGCGTGGTGCAGgcaaaggtgaagaagacagAGATTCCATGGGCTCTGGGCTTCATGATGGTTT CCCAACTGGGAGGCATTGTTTTGGCCTTGGGCATGGCAGGCGCTATCTTCGTCAACAAGGCAACGGATCAGCTTCTCGCGTTGCTTCCGGATTCCAACCCCGATGAAGTCAAGAACACCATCGCAGGCACGAGTAgcggcttcttcaacaccCTGACCAAGGATCAGCAGACGGCAGCTCTTGATATTATTGTTCGGGCCATTGATGACGt TTATGTTCTTTTGATCGTTGCGGGTGCACTTGGCGTTCTTCTGTCTGTCTTCCTGAAG CGTGAGAGATTGTTCATGGAAGCAGCAGCCGGTGGTGCCTAG
- a CDS encoding Actin-related protein 4, with the protein MNPSNPPQAAEYGGDEVSAIVLDPGYSTTRAGFAGEDAPKSLIPTYYGKYNVDGQEKLVYGDEIYVNPRPALSIHNPMGKDGIVEDWDMAEKVWEYSFTSRLLGTKPGNPFQNGLNDIPAEELPTEMEVETEEKPLADSPLLMTEPAWNPAKAREKTIEIAMEKWGTPAFYLARNGVLAAFASGKASGLVVDIGASNISITPVHDGMILKRGVQHSPLGGDYVSSQIRALFKKNSPQPITVTPHYLVSSKSPVEAGQPPQAKYRTFPADKAPDASYRALVEERTLSEFKECVVQVWPGPNKLSATGPTGASNEDMARSSPGRPFEFPDGYNQVFGVDRFRVVESLFDAKAAIPDPDSSVPAPTQAQTIPELIKASLGGVDVDIRPHLLSNVVVTGGSSLLYGFTDRLNHELQQLYPGPRVRISAPGNTAERRFGSWIGGSILASLGTFHQMWISKKEYEEHGANIVEKRCK; encoded by the exons ATGAACCCTTCCAATCCGCCTCAAGCGGCTGAGTACGGTGGAG ATGAGGTCTCCGCCATTGTCCTCGACCCCGGCTACTCAACCACGCGCGCTGGTTTCGCCGGTGAAGACGCCCCTAAGTCGTTGATTCCAACCTACTACGGCAAATACAACGTCGATGGGCAAGAAAAGCTCGTTTACGGAGATGAGATTTACGTCAACCCTCGCCCTGCGCTCTCGATCCACAACCCGATGGGCAAGGATGGGATTGTCGAAGATTGGGATATGGCCGAGAAGGTCTGGGAATACTCCTTCACCTCACGACTGCTCGGGACGAAGCCCGGCAATCCGTTCCAGAATGGTCTCAATGATATCCCCGCCGAGGAGCTTCCCACAGAGATGGAAGTGGAAACGGAAGAGAAGCCTCTCGCCGACAGCCCGCTCCTCATGACCGAGCCTGCCTGGAACCCAGCCAAGGCGCGTGAGAAGACGATTGAAATTGCGATGGAAAAATGGGGGACACCTGCTTTCTACTTGGCGCGAAACGGTGTGCTCGCTGC ATTCGCATCGGGAAAAGCCTCCGGTCTTGTTGTCGACATTGGCGCCTCCAACATCTCCATTACTCCCGTACACGATGGCATGATTCTCAAGCGTGGTGTGCAGCACTCACCACTCGGTGGCGACTATGTCTCATCTCAAATCCGGGCGTTGTTCAAGAAGAACTCCCCGCAACCCATCACCGTCACCCCTCACTACCTCGTCAGCTCAAAATCCCCCGTTGAAGCTGGCCAACCACCCCAAGCCAAGTACAGAACATTCCCTGCAGACAAGGCACCCGACGCATCTTATCGGGCGCTCGTGGAGGAGCGTACCTTGTCCGAATTCAAGGAGTGCGTAGTCCAGGTCTGGCCTGGTCCCAACAAGCTTTCCGCGACGGGCCCCACGGGCGCCTCCAACGAAGACATGGCCCGTTCCTCGCCTGGCCGACCTTTCGAATTCCCCGACGGATACAACCAAGTCTTTGGCGTGGATCGCTTCCGCGTCGTCGAGTCTCTCTTTGACGCGAAGGCTGCGATTCCAGACCCAGACTCATCGGTTCCCGCTCCCACACAAGCGCAGACCATCCCCGAGTTGATCAAGGCTTCTCTGGGCGGCGTGGATGTTGACATTCGCCCTCATTTGCTGTCAAATGTGGTGGTGACTGGTGGCTCAAGTCTTTTGTATGGATTCACTGATCGTCTGAACCACGAGCTGCAGCAGCTTTACCCTGGCCCCCGTGTGCGTATTTCTGCTCCTGGAAACACCGCCGAACGTCGGTTCGGCTCATGGATCGGCGGCAGTATCCTGGCCAGTCTGGGTACGTTCCACCAGATGTGGATTTCCAAGAAGGAATATGAGGAGCACGGTGCGAACATTGTTGAAAAGCGCTGTAAATAA